The stretch of DNA TAATTCATAAAAAATCGTATCGGACTCATCTTCTTCTTGAGAAGACAAATTAGTATATTTGTGAGGAATCATTAGATGAGGATATTCAAAATTTGGTTCAATAAGCCAGATATTCATATATTTTAACTTGTATTTCTAAACTAATTCTAGCAAGTAGGGTGTGTTAGCTTTAGCGTAACGCGCCATTATTGAAGTAGTACAAGTGGAAGACTAATTAATAATAGATCGATAAAAATATTGATTGGGGAAAATTTACAGACAAAGAGCGGTTAAAAACAGACATTAGCCTTTACAGTTATGACAATCAACAAGCGATCGCCTCAATTATCACTAAAAAGCGATCGCCTATATTAATTTTGAGACTTAAGCGATCGCGGATTTAGGAAAGAGACAGACAAATCTTGGTTAATTATGATGGCTTAGGGAAATGCCTTAATAGTACTACAGTCCACCAGACTGTGAATAAAACAAAAGCCACTAACAAAGCCCAAGGCGCAGGAACGCTGAGTTCTTTAATCGGACTTAGATTTGCTAAAAATGTGAGATGGAAGATAATCACCATCAGTAGCATCGTGGCAACCCCAAACCAAGAAAAATGTACATTGAGAAACTTAAAAGACTCCTCGCGTCGTTCATCCGATAGCCAATATTCTCGATGGGGCAAATTAATCATAGAAGTTGGTACATACTTGAAAATTAGAGGCAGTATGACCGTAAAGGAACTAGTTATAACAAGGGACACAAAATAGACTATAAAGTAGCCCATCTTAGAAGAAGTTCCATTAACTTTACCTGCGACATCAAAATGAGAGCCTACGACCTCTGGTAGTAATGGATAGAAATAGATACTTTGGGCGATCGCTAATCCAAATAAAAATAGAATGATATACAACGGTAATTTCATCGCTGTATGCTCCTTAAGTATATTTACTAAGTAGCTGGTTGCAATTAAGCATAAAACCCAAAAACCTGTGGCGCACGATGCGCGATCGCCACAGGTTTTAGTTCTGTTTTTTAATTACGCTTAGCTACTTAAAATTATCTAAGCAAACTAAAAATAAAGATATTTTTTGCAGATAGTTGTAACAAAAATCCATCTGTGGGATACGTTAATCCCACAGGGAGGCTAAAGTATAAGTAGATATTTATATGGAGTTAATAGGCGTGTCCCCAACTGAAATCGCAAATATTTCTGGTCAAGGAGTATCAGTAGTAGATGCCAATTTAGATCAAATTAAGACAAGCGATCTGCATGTGGTTGAAACTTGTCCATTGCTAGCACCCGTAGAAGTCAAAGCCGAGTTACCCATTACTACCGCGATCGCAAAAGTT from Pseudanabaena sp. BC1403 encodes:
- a CDS encoding DUF1648 domain-containing protein encodes the protein MKLPLYIILFLFGLAIAQSIYFYPLLPEVVGSHFDVAGKVNGTSSKMGYFIVYFVSLVITSSFTVILPLIFKYVPTSMINLPHREYWLSDERREESFKFLNVHFSWFGVATMLLMVIIFHLTFLANLSPIKELSVPAPWALLVAFVLFTVWWTVVLLRHFPKPS